Proteins encoded together in one Chryseobacterium sp. G0201 window:
- a CDS encoding LemA family protein, which yields MITLIIVIALVVIFLLYGVSIYNRLVKLKNLVQEAWSSIDVMLKKRHDLIPNLVETVKGYATHERETLDSVTRARAQAVGANSVESKEAAEKNLNQAMMNLFAVAEQYPDLKANTNFQQLQSELTSIENDIEKSRRYYNGTVRDNNTLVESFPSNIIANMYKFEKSPFFELDNIAEREVPTVKF from the coding sequence GTAATATTCCTTCTGTACGGAGTTTCTATTTATAACCGTTTGGTAAAACTGAAAAATCTGGTTCAGGAAGCGTGGAGCAGTATTGATGTAATGCTTAAAAAACGTCACGATCTTATCCCCAATTTGGTAGAAACAGTAAAAGGTTATGCAACCCACGAACGCGAAACATTGGACAGTGTGACGAGAGCAAGAGCTCAGGCTGTAGGTGCCAATTCTGTAGAATCTAAGGAAGCTGCAGAGAAAAACCTGAATCAGGCAATGATGAATTTATTCGCTGTTGCAGAGCAATATCCGGATTTGAAAGCAAATACTAATTTCCAACAATTACAATCTGAATTAACTTCCATAGAAAACGATATCGAAAAATCAAGAAGATATTACAACGGAACCGTTCGTGATAACAATACATTGGTAGAATCTTTTCCTAGTAATATTATCGCTAATATGTATAAGTTCGAGAAATCGCCATTCTTCGAATTGGATAATATTGCAGAAAGAGAAGTTCCAACAGTAAAGTTTTAA